A genomic stretch from Elusimicrobiota bacterium includes:
- a CDS encoding molybdenum cofactor guanylyltransferase produces the protein MVKVEKATAIILAGGLSSRFGSNKALAPWRGATLIEWVIGRLREIFPRVIVVAKDKQVYARLRSDAASVVADLERSVHPLSGFQAGLRASPTWANFVTACDMPFPNAGLINALWQAYQGRSAAIGLWNGKIQPFFGFYSKRCLAAINAGLAAGDSIETILRNVNASVLSENEVRKIDPHGLSFLDLDTWEDYERAGKLQEEPSIRR, from the coding sequence ATGGTTAAAGTAGAAAAGGCGACGGCCATTATTCTTGCCGGAGGCCTGAGTTCCAGGTTCGGCAGCAATAAGGCGCTGGCCCCGTGGCGGGGCGCGACCTTGATTGAATGGGTGATCGGGCGTTTGAGGGAAATATTCCCCAGAGTAATCGTAGTCGCCAAAGATAAACAGGTCTATGCGCGCCTGAGAAGCGACGCCGCTTCCGTGGTGGCTGATCTTGAGCGCAGCGTCCATCCTTTGAGCGGTTTTCAGGCCGGGTTGCGCGCCTCGCCGACATGGGCGAATTTTGTGACGGCCTGCGATATGCCGTTTCCCAATGCCGGGCTGATCAACGCTCTCTGGCAGGCGTATCAGGGCCGGTCCGCAGCCATCGGTTTGTGGAACGGGAAAATTCAGCCTTTTTTCGGTTTTTATTCCAAACGCTGCCTAGCCGCGATCAACGCGGGCCTGGCTGCGGGCGACTCCATCGAAACCATCTTAAGGAACGTCAACGCTTCGGTGCTGAGCGAAAACGAAGTCCGGAAAATCGACCCTCATGGATTGTCTTTTTTAGATTTGGACACTTGGGAGGATTATGAACGAGCTGGAAAACTTCAAGAAGAACCATCGATTCGTCGTTGA
- a CDS encoding ThiF family adenylyltransferase has translation MDELNRDELSLYSRQLMIPELGLSGQRKLKASKALLIGAGGLGSPCANYLARAGIGTIGLVDGDNVDASNLHRQTLFEHGDIGKPKLEVAKKRLESINPHIKVNVHAGLFDAQNALPIASGYDILIDGTDNFPSRYLINDVAVALGKPNVWASVFQFEGRLSVFDASRGPCYRCLYPEAPPEGAAPNCAQSGVLGVLPGIMGTMQALEVIKLAAGVGRPLLGALLHFDALTMKWREFRITKSKNCVCSGRGILNKLDRIPGCSGEKHRSGGEEINPHELKEKLEQRERFVLLDVREDAEWALGHLPDALHIPLGQLADRIKEIDGDKEIVVYCRSGSRSAYAVTLLKSLGITNVRNLKGGFAVLPI, from the coding sequence ATGGATGAGCTCAATCGCGACGAGCTGTCCTTATACTCGCGGCAGTTGATGATTCCCGAGCTGGGGCTTTCCGGGCAGCGCAAGCTCAAGGCGTCTAAAGCGCTTTTAATCGGCGCCGGCGGCCTGGGTTCTCCTTGCGCGAATTATTTGGCGCGGGCCGGCATCGGGACCATCGGTTTGGTTGACGGCGATAACGTCGACGCCAGTAATTTGCACCGGCAAACACTTTTCGAGCATGGCGATATCGGCAAGCCCAAGCTGGAAGTCGCCAAAAAGCGCCTTGAGTCGATCAACCCCCATATTAAAGTCAATGTTCACGCCGGGCTTTTTGACGCTCAAAATGCCCTCCCCATCGCCTCGGGATACGATATTCTGATTGACGGCACGGACAATTTTCCGTCGCGATACCTCATCAACGACGTCGCTGTTGCGCTCGGCAAGCCGAATGTTTGGGCCAGTGTTTTTCAGTTCGAGGGACGTCTGAGCGTTTTTGACGCGAGCCGCGGACCCTGCTACCGATGCCTTTATCCCGAAGCGCCGCCGGAGGGGGCCGCGCCCAATTGCGCGCAAAGCGGTGTCTTGGGCGTCTTGCCCGGAATCATGGGAACCATGCAGGCGCTTGAAGTGATCAAACTTGCGGCCGGCGTCGGACGTCCGTTGTTAGGGGCATTGCTTCATTTCGACGCTTTAACAATGAAATGGCGCGAGTTTAGAATCACGAAATCCAAAAATTGCGTCTGCTCCGGCCGCGGCATATTGAATAAGTTGGACCGGATTCCTGGTTGCAGCGGTGAAAAACACCGCAGCGGCGGTGAAGAAATCAATCCGCATGAGCTCAAGGAAAAACTAGAGCAAAGAGAACGATTCGTTCTGCTTGATGTCAGGGAAGATGCTGAATGGGCGCTTGGCCACCTGCCCGATGCGTTGCACATTCCTCTTGGGCAGCTTGCCGATCGGATTAAAGAAATAGACGGAGACAAAGAGATCGTGGTTTATTGCCGGAGCGGATCAAGAAGCGCCTATGCCGTCACCTTGCTTAAATCGTTAGGCATAACGAACGTTCGAAATTTAAAGGGCGGCTTCGCCGTCTTGCCCATCTAA
- the moaA gene encoding GTP 3',8-cyclase MoaA yields the protein MNELENFKKNHRFVVDSLGRRIDYLRLSVTDRCNLRCVYCLPADGYRFKDSIEILNDEEILRLIRIASQMGISKVRVTGGEPLVRPGVVDLIRQLIEIPGIADVSLSTNGVLFSGMYRGLWSAGLRRVNISLDTLNEQKFKTITRYGNIEDVFQGLRGALEIGFDPVKINVVVMRGTNDDEISDFVALTRNLPVHVRFIELMPIGETGFFSRATWVSLNDIKAACGELELLPPDECPKGWGPALYYKAPGSLGSVGFISALSCNFCNRCNRLRLTSSGNLHPCLASDLNVDLGKAMRNGASDREIQGLIEKAVLIKPERHHMEAGMVREAFMCSLGG from the coding sequence ATGAACGAGCTGGAAAACTTCAAGAAGAACCATCGATTCGTCGTTGATTCTCTTGGACGCCGGATTGATTATCTGCGCCTCTCCGTAACGGACAGGTGCAATCTTCGCTGCGTTTATTGTTTGCCGGCTGATGGTTACCGCTTTAAGGATTCCATTGAGATTCTCAACGATGAAGAAATCCTGCGCTTGATTCGCATCGCGTCGCAAATGGGCATTTCCAAGGTGCGGGTGACCGGCGGCGAGCCCTTGGTGCGCCCCGGGGTCGTCGATCTTATCCGGCAATTGATCGAAATACCGGGGATTGCGGATGTTTCTCTGTCAACCAACGGCGTGCTGTTTTCCGGCATGTACCGCGGACTGTGGAGCGCCGGGCTTCGGCGCGTCAATATCAGCCTCGACACGCTTAATGAGCAAAAATTCAAGACGATTACGCGCTACGGGAATATCGAGGACGTTTTTCAAGGCTTGAGGGGCGCTTTGGAAATCGGGTTTGACCCAGTCAAAATCAATGTCGTGGTCATGAGGGGGACGAATGACGATGAAATCAGCGATTTTGTGGCGTTAACCAGGAATTTGCCCGTTCATGTCCGGTTCATTGAACTGATGCCCATCGGAGAGACCGGGTTTTTCAGCCGGGCGACATGGGTTTCTCTTAACGATATTAAAGCGGCCTGCGGCGAGCTTGAGCTGTTGCCGCCGGATGAATGCCCCAAGGGGTGGGGGCCGGCTCTTTACTACAAGGCCCCGGGCAGTTTAGGCAGCGTCGGTTTCATCAGCGCTTTGAGCTGCAATTTCTGCAACCGCTGCAATCGCTTGCGCTTGACCTCATCCGGAAATCTTCATCCGTGTTTGGCCTCGGATTTGAACGTCGATTTGGGCAAGGCCATGAGGAACGGGGCTTCGGACCGGGAGATTCAGGGTTTGATCGAAAAAGCGGTTTTGATCAAGCCTGAGCGTCATCATATGGAGGCGGGCATGGTCCGCGAGGCTTTTATGTGCTCGCTCGGAGGCTAA
- the tatC gene encoding twin-arginine translocase subunit TatC produces MNNEPLSLVGHLEELRQRLWIIIVAVVIFSAIAYHFSPQIIDRLAQGTGGLVFLKPAEAFLARLKIAFFLGLFLSLPVLLFEAWRFVALGLTDNERKLLRWIVPASYGLFVSGTALALGGVAPTAAKFLLGFGSAGLRPMITIGSYVEFLLFLAAAFGLLFQLPLVVLFLGKLGIVDAFKLTAYRKTVYLGIVAAAAVLTPGPDVFSQLLLAFPTLLLYEGSIFLVRWLCPAEKPAGVAAPGWENNHG; encoded by the coding sequence ATGAATAACGAGCCCTTGTCTTTAGTCGGGCATCTGGAAGAATTGCGGCAGCGGCTGTGGATTATCATCGTTGCCGTCGTTATTTTTTCCGCGATCGCCTATCATTTTTCTCCGCAGATCATCGACCGTTTGGCCCAGGGCACGGGCGGCTTGGTTTTCCTCAAGCCCGCGGAAGCGTTCCTGGCGCGGCTTAAAATCGCTTTTTTCTTGGGTTTGTTTTTGTCCCTCCCGGTTCTTCTCTTTGAAGCGTGGCGATTCGTTGCTCTGGGGCTGACGGACAATGAGAGGAAACTGCTGCGGTGGATTGTGCCGGCTTCTTACGGATTGTTCGTTTCCGGAACGGCGTTGGCTTTGGGGGGCGTCGCGCCCACGGCCGCCAAATTTTTGCTTGGATTCGGCTCGGCAGGGCTTCGCCCCATGATCACCATCGGTTCCTATGTAGAATTTTTGTTGTTTCTGGCCGCGGCTTTCGGGCTGTTGTTTCAATTGCCCCTGGTCGTTCTTTTCCTGGGGAAATTAGGCATCGTCGACGCCTTTAAGCTGACGGCTTACAGAAAAACCGTTTATCTCGGCATTGTTGCGGCCGCCGCCGTGCTGACGCCGGGCCCCGATGTTTTTTCTCAATTGCTTTTGGCTTTCCCGACGCTGCTGCTTTATGAAGGCTCGATTTTTTTGGTGCGCTGGTTGTGCCCCGCGGAAAAACCGGCCGGCGTGGCAGCCCCCGGCTGGGAGAACAATCATGGATGA
- a CDS encoding nucleotidyl transferase AbiEii/AbiGii toxin family protein: MSKFLHTLSDAKGLFELIGDEKNLRPAIVEKDYWIMHCLWGLQQSGLQFEMKGGTSLSKGWCIIERFSEDIDIRFDAPAQLNTKGDRPSHIEARFAFYDDLAKRIKIPGIIVERNREYDDPKAQNGGINLKYESCFPAVPELRKEVLLEVGFDKTAPNEPCDFSSWALDRALDAKIAVINNRALGVKCFNPEYTFVDKLQTICRRFRQHRERNDPEKDKPRHFLRHYYDLYMLLGVKRVREFIGTAEYESYKKQKLRTTDAKEFGTRDAFTLKNAGTYELFDREFEVMSIMLMPPRPKFSEIIKRIREQAPDF, encoded by the coding sequence ATGTCTAAATTTCTCCACACCTTAAGCGATGCTAAGGGGCTTTTTGAATTAATTGGCGACGAAAAGAATCTGCGCCCAGCCATTGTCGAAAAAGATTACTGGATCATGCATTGCCTCTGGGGATTGCAGCAATCCGGGCTTCAATTCGAGATGAAAGGTGGAACCTCCCTTTCAAAGGGCTGGTGTATTATTGAACGCTTCTCAGAAGACATTGATATTCGTTTTGATGCGCCTGCCCAACTGAATACCAAGGGCGACAGGCCGTCGCATATTGAGGCTCGCTTTGCTTTCTATGATGATTTGGCTAAACGTATCAAGATACCCGGCATTATCGTGGAACGGAATCGCGAATATGATGATCCCAAAGCTCAAAATGGCGGGATCAACTTGAAATACGAATCGTGCTTCCCAGCGGTTCCTGAGTTGAGGAAAGAAGTCTTATTAGAAGTCGGCTTTGATAAAACTGCGCCCAATGAGCCGTGTGATTTCAGCAGTTGGGCTCTGGACAGGGCTTTAGACGCCAAGATCGCAGTGATTAACAACCGTGCCCTCGGCGTCAAATGTTTTAATCCGGAATACACCTTTGTCGATAAACTACAGACGATTTGCCGCCGTTTCCGGCAGCATCGTGAACGCAATGATCCGGAAAAAGACAAACCACGGCATTTCTTGAGGCACTACTACGACCTTTACATGTTGCTGGGTGTCAAGAGGGTACGGGAATTCATCGGTACGGCTGAATATGAAAGCTATAAGAAGCAAAAACTCAGAACAACGGATGCGAAGGAATTCGGCACCCGAGATGCATTTACGCTCAAAAATGCTGGTACCTATGAACTTTTCGATAGGGAATTCGAGGTGATGAGCATCATGCTAATGCCGCCGCGTCCGAAATTCTCAGAAATTATCAAACGAATCCGGGAACAAGCCCCCGATTTCTAG
- a CDS encoding NYN domain-containing protein — protein sequence MIPGKFDPTALFGRVMIFIDGNYLFESCKQAGYAAQKTDFVSFFGKLTRDNRYLVRAYFYDSYVGSEKDPRWQLHQRFRELNHCETHLGGGHNAGGKQIQKGVDVKLAIDLVRHAANSNYDVAILCSGDADFIPAVRVVKGFGKQVELFYFNGRTANELIEACDVRIQCEKGFGFNAA from the coding sequence ATGATCCCAGGTAAATTTGATCCCACAGCACTTTTTGGACGAGTAATGATCTTCATTGACGGTAACTATCTATTTGAAAGTTGCAAACAAGCTGGTTATGCTGCCCAAAAAACCGATTTTGTATCGTTTTTTGGAAAACTCACGCGAGATAATCGATATTTGGTTAGAGCGTATTTTTATGATTCTTATGTAGGTTCAGAGAAAGATCCTCGATGGCAACTTCATCAAAGATTCAGGGAGCTGAATCACTGCGAGACGCATCTGGGGGGTGGACATAATGCTGGAGGGAAACAAATCCAAAAAGGCGTAGATGTTAAATTAGCCATCGATTTAGTTCGCCATGCGGCAAATTCTAATTACGATGTCGCAATATTATGCTCGGGAGATGCTGATTTTATCCCAGCAGTTAGGGTCGTAAAAGGTTTTGGCAAACAGGTGGAATTGTTTTATTTTAACGGAAGGACTGCAAATGAACTGATAGAAGCCTGTGATGTACGAATTCAATGCGAAAAAGGGTTTGGATTCAATGCAGCCTGA
- a CDS encoding molybdopterin molybdotransferase MoeA, giving the protein MISVDQALDLILGRTAPLPAEAVATEEAVGRIVAQDVHARDHLPPFDNSAMDGFAVKTQDLGGASLKKPVILKLSETVRAGSLSRVELERGQAVKIMTGAPIPSGADAVVMREHTEENAGCVRVMRKVARGENVRPAGEDVAKGSLILKAGSLIRPYEVALLAAQGITSLSVVRRPRVAIVATGDELVAFDRPTLGPAQIRNSNTPAIAAALKRWGAMTVELGIAPDHPQKLEKAFRNGIDRADLMIVSGGVSVGDFDYTKSILEKMGMETVFWRVAMKPGKPLLFGILDGRIVFGVPGNPVSTLVCLEEFLRPAIERMHGHKIKHPSWHLEGMVDEDQRIRDHERRHFLFSQAYQENGRFHLHVIRPQGSAMIAMAVQANALAVVREGTAVVKKGEKLAFKWLK; this is encoded by the coding sequence ATGATCAGCGTTGACCAGGCCCTTGATCTCATTTTAGGCCGGACCGCGCCGTTGCCGGCCGAGGCGGTCGCTACCGAGGAAGCCGTCGGCCGCATCGTCGCTCAAGACGTCCATGCCCGCGACCATTTGCCGCCGTTCGATAATTCCGCGATGGACGGTTTTGCGGTCAAGACTCAGGACCTTGGAGGAGCTTCTTTGAAGAAGCCGGTAATCTTGAAACTCAGCGAAACAGTGCGCGCGGGAAGCTTATCCCGCGTTGAGCTTGAGCGGGGGCAGGCCGTCAAGATCATGACCGGCGCGCCGATCCCTTCAGGCGCGGACGCGGTGGTTATGAGGGAGCATACCGAAGAAAACGCCGGTTGCGTTCGCGTCATGCGCAAGGTGGCGCGGGGGGAGAATGTGCGGCCTGCGGGAGAGGATGTCGCCAAAGGAAGTTTGATCCTCAAAGCCGGCAGTTTGATTAGGCCCTACGAAGTGGCCTTGTTGGCGGCCCAGGGCATCACGAGCTTGAGCGTGGTCCGCAGGCCGAGGGTCGCGATCGTGGCTACCGGCGATGAACTGGTGGCGTTTGACCGACCCACGCTCGGTCCCGCGCAAATTAGAAATTCGAACACGCCGGCCATTGCCGCTGCGCTAAAAAGGTGGGGCGCGATGACGGTTGAATTGGGGATCGCACCGGATCATCCGCAGAAACTGGAAAAAGCTTTTCGCAACGGCATCGACCGGGCCGATCTCATGATCGTTTCCGGCGGGGTTTCGGTGGGCGATTTCGACTACACGAAATCCATCCTTGAAAAAATGGGCATGGAAACGGTTTTCTGGCGGGTGGCCATGAAGCCGGGGAAACCTCTGCTCTTCGGCATCCTTGACGGGCGCATTGTGTTCGGCGTGCCCGGCAACCCTGTGTCCACGTTGGTTTGCCTCGAGGAGTTCCTCAGGCCGGCCATCGAAAGAATGCATGGTCATAAAATCAAGCATCCCTCCTGGCATCTGGAAGGCATGGTTGATGAGGATCAGCGCATCAGGGATCATGAGCGCCGCCATTTTCTTTTTTCGCAAGCCTATCAAGAAAACGGCCGGTTTCATCTTCATGTCATCCGGCCGCAGGGTTCGGCCATGATCGCCATGGCGGTTCAAGCCAATGCCCTGGCTGTCGTCCGGGAGGGAACAGCCGTGGTCAAAAAAGGGGAGAAGCTGGCCTTCAAATGGTTAAAGTAG
- a CDS encoding sulfite exporter TauE/SafE family protein produces MDDPIIAVLIFIVAILYSSVGHGGASGYLAVLALFGFAPKEMAPGALVLNLLVAGTAFYSYRRAGYFSSRLFWPFAAASIPAAFLGGMLQVPVRLYSWLLMGALLFAAIRLALAGIRRGEDDSLRSPRLSVALPVGAGIGLVSGIVGVGGGIFLSPIILLMRWADAKRTAAVSACFIWVNSAAGLYGHIARHHFDVSGLGPLIFAAFLGGAIGANFGARRFGEMTLRRALAGVLAVAAYKMFKVAMMS; encoded by the coding sequence ATGGATGATCCGATCATCGCCGTACTTATTTTTATCGTGGCTATTCTTTATTCCTCCGTGGGCCACGGCGGGGCATCCGGGTATTTGGCGGTGCTGGCGCTGTTCGGTTTCGCGCCCAAGGAAATGGCTCCGGGTGCGTTGGTTCTTAACCTGCTGGTTGCCGGGACCGCCTTTTATTCTTACCGGCGGGCCGGCTATTTTTCGTCTAGGCTGTTTTGGCCTTTTGCCGCGGCTTCGATCCCTGCGGCTTTTTTGGGCGGGATGCTGCAGGTTCCGGTGCGGCTTTATTCCTGGCTGTTGATGGGGGCGCTGCTTTTCGCCGCGATCCGCCTTGCCTTGGCCGGCATCAGGCGCGGCGAGGATGATTCGTTGCGATCCCCTCGCCTGAGCGTTGCGCTGCCCGTGGGCGCGGGCATCGGCTTGGTATCCGGCATCGTGGGCGTCGGCGGCGGGATTTTTCTCAGCCCCATTATTCTTTTGATGCGTTGGGCCGACGCCAAGCGCACGGCCGCGGTTTCCGCCTGCTTCATCTGGGTCAATTCTGCGGCCGGGCTTTACGGCCATATCGCCCGCCATCATTTCGACGTCAGCGGGCTCGGGCCTTTGATTTTTGCCGCGTTTCTCGGGGGCGCCATTGGCGCGAATTTCGGCGCCCGCCGTTTCGGGGAAATGACGCTGCGGCGCGCCTTGGCCGGGGTTTTGGCGGTCGCGGCCTATAAGATGTTCAAGGTGGCGATGATGTCATGA
- a CDS encoding MogA/MoaB family molybdenum cofactor biosynthesis protein, protein MRFKVGVLTISDRAYAGVYEDRSGPALAGEVQKRGWDVARTAVIPDLAEVIEATLINWSDQKGFDVILTTGGTGLGSRDVTPEATRRVLAKELPGIGEIMRIEGLVITPLSILSRAVAGSRGKTLIVNLPGSPEGAVDSLRAVADIFPHALAMLHGEAHAHQREEGVLHDQR, encoded by the coding sequence ATGCGCTTTAAAGTAGGCGTTCTAACAATCAGCGACCGCGCTTATGCCGGTGTTTATGAAGACCGGAGCGGTCCTGCCTTGGCCGGCGAGGTTCAAAAGCGAGGTTGGGATGTGGCGCGAACCGCGGTTATCCCCGATCTGGCCGAAGTCATCGAGGCCACGTTGATTAATTGGTCCGATCAAAAAGGTTTTGACGTCATTTTGACCACCGGCGGAACGGGGTTGGGCTCCCGGGACGTGACTCCGGAAGCGACCCGGCGTGTGCTGGCGAAGGAACTCCCCGGCATCGGCGAAATCATGAGAATCGAAGGGTTAGTGATCACGCCGTTGTCCATTCTTTCCAGGGCCGTGGCCGGATCAAGAGGGAAAACCCTCATCGTTAATCTTCCCGGAAGCCCGGAGGGGGCCGTTGATTCCCTTCGGGCCGTCGCGGATATTTTTCCGCACGCTCTGGCCATGCTTCACGGCGAAGCGCACGCGCATCAACGAGAGGAGGGAGTCCTTCATGATCAGCGTTGA
- a CDS encoding tyrosine-type recombinase/integrase, with the protein MNKAKGMGSLRLRGDIWYVDYHHQGRRFRERVGTSKTLAVQALNKRLTEIAEGKFFPERNKPSITFREMANLYWEHYAKTKKGARTTWPYVKKLSEVFGDKRLDQISILDITAYLNGLKANLSPAAVNRYHAFLSSIFYRAIDWEKFSGHNPASKVKKLQEDNKRLRYLSQEEMAALLKAAHPRLYPALVCAMMTGMRKSELLSLDWKNVDVERGFIYILKSKSGKKREIPVSSKLRQVLLSLGPKESGSVFELPEIMMRRYFDRALKEAGIRDFRWHDLRHTFASHFVMRTKDIPALQSILGHATAQMTQRYAHLANSHLAVNMEIFDAGMAAVKPQVHLEPSQIRPNVEKDLLNISLKVLNIN; encoded by the coding sequence ATGAATAAAGCGAAAGGAATGGGGTCCCTGCGCTTGAGGGGCGATATTTGGTATGTGGACTATCACCACCAGGGAAGGCGCTTTAGAGAGCGCGTGGGTACCAGCAAGACTTTGGCGGTTCAGGCTTTAAATAAAAGACTGACCGAGATAGCCGAGGGAAAATTTTTTCCGGAGCGCAACAAACCCTCGATCACTTTTAGGGAAATGGCGAATTTGTATTGGGAGCATTACGCCAAAACCAAAAAGGGCGCCAGGACGACTTGGCCCTATGTCAAAAAGCTTTCGGAGGTATTCGGGGATAAAAGGCTGGATCAGATCAGCATTTTAGACATTACGGCCTATTTAAACGGACTTAAGGCCAATCTTTCGCCGGCGGCGGTGAACCGCTACCATGCTTTTCTTTCCAGTATTTTTTACCGGGCCATTGATTGGGAGAAGTTTTCGGGGCATAACCCCGCTTCCAAGGTAAAGAAACTACAGGAGGACAATAAGCGGCTGCGCTATTTGTCTCAAGAAGAGATGGCGGCCTTGCTTAAAGCCGCGCATCCAAGGCTTTACCCTGCTTTGGTCTGCGCGATGATGACCGGGATGCGCAAATCCGAGCTTTTGAGTTTGGATTGGAAAAACGTGGACGTTGAAAGGGGCTTTATTTATATTTTGAAATCCAAGTCCGGCAAAAAGAGGGAAATTCCGGTTTCCTCCAAGCTCCGGCAGGTTTTGCTTTCTTTGGGACCGAAAGAGTCCGGCTCCGTATTTGAATTGCCGGAGATTATGATGCGGCGGTATTTTGACCGGGCGCTTAAAGAGGCAGGGATTAGGGATTTTAGATGGCATGATTTGCGCCACACCTTCGCTAGCCACTTTGTGATGCGGACCAAGGATATCCCGGCCTTACAAAGCATTTTGGGCCATGCTACGGCCCAAATGACGCAGCGCTATGCCCATTTGGCCAACAGCCATTTGGCCGTTAACATGGAGATTTTTGATGCGGGAATGGCAGCGGTGAAGCCGCAAGTTCATTTGGAACCGTCCCAAATCCGTCCCAATGTGGAAAAAGATTTGTTGAATATTAGCCTAAAAGTGCTGAATATCAACTAG
- a CDS encoding metallophosphoesterase produces MAKVFFTADTHFNHANVIKYCSRPFGSVEEMNAELIRRWNTVVGSEDAVYHLGDFALGKNSEWPGILHRLSGAKKILILGNHDRSARQMLEGGFTEVHEKLEWNGWMLQHHPIATNRKLLCGHIHEKWKRIGWVINVGVDVWDFTPRTIEELIKAEESPREFKCRYCGTLLKRLQNNPGHRDGRCISMRTKDPADKDQRS; encoded by the coding sequence ATGGCGAAAGTATTCTTTACGGCAGATACTCACTTTAATCACGCTAACGTGATTAAGTATTGTTCCCGCCCATTTGGTTCAGTCGAGGAAATGAATGCCGAATTGATTAGACGCTGGAATACGGTCGTCGGATCTGAAGATGCGGTCTATCATCTTGGTGATTTCGCCTTGGGAAAAAATTCAGAGTGGCCGGGGATTCTTCACCGGCTCAGTGGGGCTAAGAAAATACTGATCCTTGGCAATCATGACCGCAGCGCCCGGCAAATGCTCGAGGGCGGATTCACCGAGGTCCATGAAAAGCTGGAATGGAACGGCTGGATGCTCCAACATCATCCGATCGCCACGAATCGAAAGCTCCTTTGCGGCCATATCCATGAGAAATGGAAGCGTATAGGCTGGGTCATTAATGTAGGGGTGGATGTTTGGGATTTTACTCCAAGGACCATCGAGGAACTCATTAAGGCCGAAGAATCGCCACGGGAATTCAAGTGCCGTTATTGCGGAACCCTGCTTAAGAGATTGCAGAATAATCCTGGTCATCGCGATGGCCGATGCATTTCTATGAGAACAAAGGATCCTGCTGATAAAGACCAGCGGTCTTAG
- a CDS encoding helix-turn-helix domain-containing protein, whose translation MINEEAALNQDRAAEKRLLDIEGLCEYLSLPKSTIYTWVCIRKIPPSCIVKFGRALRFEVAEIDRWVNAHKVIG comes from the coding sequence ATGATCAATGAAGAAGCAGCGCTAAATCAAGATCGGGCGGCGGAAAAGCGCCTTCTCGATATTGAGGGCCTCTGCGAATACCTCAGTCTTCCCAAAAGCACGATTTATACGTGGGTTTGCATCAGAAAAATACCTCCATCGTGCATTGTGAAATTTGGACGGGCATTGCGTTTTGAAGTAGCGGAGATTGATCGCTGGGTAAATGCCCACAAAGTTATAGGGTAA
- a CDS encoding ParA family protein — protein sequence MAEIIAVINQKGGSGKTTTCVNLGAGLAEAGQRVLIIDLDPQRNATLHLLGKEKAMSLWQNSKTVYDVLAKDCPATEAVADTSAPGVKVLPSHISLAGADLELNVIGREKILRDKLRPLAGEFDYILIDCSSSIGVLTLNALCAAHSVIVTLQAEYLALEGMSQLINTLELVRQRLEWPVEFMGALITFYDQRKLLCQQVARRAEEHFKGQVFRTKIRDNVKLAEAPSHGIPAMLYDPVCHGTEDYRNLTQEVMDYVETRTRRQPIGAVR from the coding sequence ATGGCAGAGATAATCGCGGTTATCAACCAAAAAGGGGGTTCGGGAAAAACTACAACCTGCGTCAACTTGGGCGCGGGCTTGGCTGAGGCGGGACAAAGAGTTCTGATTATTGATCTTGACCCGCAGAGAAACGCCACGCTTCATCTTCTCGGCAAGGAAAAGGCTATGAGCCTATGGCAAAACTCAAAAACCGTCTATGATGTTTTGGCCAAGGACTGCCCTGCTACAGAGGCCGTCGCGGATACTTCCGCTCCAGGGGTAAAAGTCCTGCCTTCTCATATCAGTCTGGCCGGAGCCGACCTTGAGCTAAACGTCATCGGCCGGGAAAAAATCCTTCGGGACAAACTCAGGCCATTGGCCGGGGAGTTTGACTACATTCTTATTGACTGCTCCTCAAGCATCGGGGTATTGACCCTAAACGCGCTTTGCGCAGCTCATTCTGTAATCGTCACTTTGCAGGCGGAGTACCTGGCGCTTGAAGGCATGAGCCAACTAATAAACACGTTGGAATTGGTTCGCCAAAGGCTGGAATGGCCGGTTGAATTTATGGGCGCCCTCATCACCTTCTACGATCAACGAAAACTCCTCTGCCAGCAAGTCGCGCGCCGGGCTGAGGAACATTTCAAAGGCCAAGTTTTTAGAACTAAAATTCGCGATAACGTCAAACTGGCCGAAGCTCCGAGCCACGGTATTCCGGCCATGCTTTACGACCCCGTTTGCCACGGAACCGAAGACTACCGAAATTTGACACAGGAGGTCATGGACTATGTTGAGACGCGCACTCGGAGACAACCCATTGGCGCCGTCCGCTAA